In one window of Solanum pennellii chromosome 2, SPENNV200 DNA:
- the LOC107011148 gene encoding 15-cis-phytoene desaturase, chloroplastic/chromoplastic gives MPPCLCLPATLPHPSSTLFSTRRRFPLLKPPYASSNIPVGSTSQPNTTGVIVIGGGLAGLAAAIRLQADNIPFLLLEASDAVGGRVRSDVVDGYTLDRGFQIFITGYPEARKVLDYDSLDLRKFYSGAQVYYGGRFHTVADPLRHFADALQSLTNPIGSVVDKLLIGLTRLKVLTQGDDEILSADEEPTMNLLKKIGFSDVILERFFRPFFGGIFFDRELETTSRLFNFIFKCLALGDNTLPAKGIAAIPEQLAAKLPSNSILFNTRVVSVDSGSDSSTKIRVILQNGEMLESEFGVILAVEEPEAVKLLAGEKTGEVRQPVRSTVCLYFSADQGKVPVQDPVLLLNGSGKGIVNNMFFATNVAPSYAPAGKALVSVTLVGLYGDVADEDLVDRVVKELSGWFGESVVGSWSYLRMYRIGFAQPNQCPPTNLKKNPKVKPGLYICGDYVTSATFDGALVSGKKAAETLLQDKALVNV, from the coding sequence ATGCCGCCGTGTCTCTGCCTTCCCGCCACTCTCCCTCACCCTTCCTCAACTCTTTTCTCCACGCGCCGCCGCTTCCCACTACTAAAACCGCCGTATGCTTCCTCAAATATACCCGTTGGCTCAACTTCTCAGCCTAATACCACCGGAGTCATTGTCATCGGTGGCGGTTTAGCTGGCCTAGCAGCTGCCATTCGGCTTCAAGCTGACAACATCCCATTTCTCCTTCTCGAAGCTTCTGATGCCGTTGGAGGTCGCGTTCGGTCCGATGTAGTTGACGGATATACCCTTGATCGTGGTTTCCAGATTTTCATTACTGGTTATCCTGAAGCCCGAAAAGTCCTTGATTATGACTCTTTAGACCTCAGAAAATTCTATTCGGGGGCTCAGGTTTACTATGGTGGTCGTTTCCACACCGTTGCTGATCCTCTCCGGCATTTCGCAGATGCCCTGCAATCTTTAACTAACCCAATTGGTTCAGTTGTGGATAAATTACTTATAGGATTGACTAGATTGAAAGTTTTGACGCAAGGagatgatgaaatattgagtgCTGATGAAGAACCTACGATGAATTTATTGAAGAAGATCGGTTTTTCTGATGTAATATTGGAAAGGTTCTTTCGACCGTTTTTTGGTGGAATTTTCTTCGATAGAGAGCTTGAAACAACGTCGCGGCTGTTCAATTTCATCTTCAAATGCCTAGCTCTTGGTGACAACACACTTCCGGCGAAGGGCATTGCGGCCATTCCGGAACAGTTGGCGGCAAAATTACCGTCGAATTCAATATTGTTCAATACACGTGTTGTTTCCGTTGATTCAGGATCGGATTCCAGCACAAAAATAAGAGTGATACTACAAAATGGAGAAATGTTGGAAAGTGAATTTGGGGTAATATTGGCAGTTGAAGAGCCTGAAGCTGTCAAGTTATTGGCGGGAGAAAAAACCGGTGAGGTTCGGCAACCGGTTCGGAGCACAGTATGTTTGTATTTTTCAGCTGACCAAGGCAAAGTTCCGGTGCAGGATCCGGTTCTTCTTCTTAACGGGTCGGGTAAAGGAATCGTTAATAACATGTTCTTCGCGACCAATGTGGCTCCCTCTTATGCTCCGGCAGGGAAGGCACTGGTTTCTGTCACGCTTGTGGGGCTTTATGGTGATGTGGCAGATGAGGATCTGGTGGATCGGGTCGTGAAGGAGCTATCGGGTTGGTTTGGGGAGTCGGTAGTTGGGTCATGGAGTTACTTGAGGATGTACAGGATCGGGTTTGCCCAACCGAACCAATGCCCACCCACTAACTTGAAGAAGAACCCGAAAGTAAAACCGGGCTTGTACATTTGTGGAGATTATGTGACTAGCGCTACTTTTGATGGAGCTTTAGTTTCTGGGAAAAAAGCAGCAGAAACTTTGTTACAAGATAAAGCTCTGGTTAATGTATAG
- the LOC107009419 gene encoding NEP1-interacting protein-like 1, translating to MDFYAYPSRALPSSSSLSNFSIGDFVERVKYCFSFAVSTIVGNVFSAIFTFFFALVGTLLGAMTGALIGQETESGFVRGAAVGAISGAVFSLEVFESSLLLWQSDESGIGCLLYLIDVIASLLSGRLVRERIGPAMLSAVQSQMGAIESAYDEFPNIFDVGGAKGLPGDSVEKIPKIVITNDNDVDDSGERVSCSVCLQDFQRGETARCLPQCHHMFHLPCIDTWLLRHGSCPLCRRDL from the exons ATGGACTTTTATGCATACCCATCTCGTGCTTTGCCTTCATCATCCTctctttctaatttttcaatCGGAGATTTCGTTGAAAGGGTTAAATATTGTTTTAGCTTTGCCGTATCTACGATCGTCGGCAATGTATTCTCTGCAATCTTCACCTTTTTCTTTGCACTAG TGGGCACCTTATTAGGAGCAATGACTGGAGCTTTGATAGGACAGGAGACAGAAAGTGGATTTGTTAGAGGTGCTGCAGTTGGTGCCATATCTGGTGCTGTTTTCTCTCTTGAAGTCTTTGAATCATCTCTATTACTATGGCAGTCTGATGAATCTGGAATTGGTTGTCTTCTTTACTTG ATTGATGTAATCGCGAGCCTATTAAGTGGTAGACTAGTTCGTGAGCGGATTGGTCCTGCAATGCTAAGTGCAGTACAGAGTCAG ATGGGAGCCATTGAATCTGCGTATGACGAGTTCCCTAACATTTTCGATGTGGGCGGGGCAAAGGGTTTACCTGGAGATTCTGTTGAAAAGATACCTAAGATTGTAATTACTAATGATAATGATGTGGATGATTCGGGAGAGAGAGTCTCCTGTTCAGTCTGCCTACAG GACTTCCAACGAGGAGAGACTGCTAGATGTTTACCACAATGTCATCACATGTTTCACCTTCCTTGCATCGATACATGGCTGTTGAGGCATGGATCTTGTCCATTGTGCAGAAGGGATCTATAG
- the LOC107011150 gene encoding probable serine/threonine-protein kinase PBL4 yields MSRGFFQSQQHIWGGVSAGILILFFGCSIFFCFKRKLFACFRLPKNQKGTLKAEQLMLKLFQLEQLQKATNNFSQECLVGSGAFGNVYRGTFDGEGTLAIKKAHTELYTTTEEFENEIRLVSKVKHKNLVSLVGFCQGAGPKGAKILVYEYVPNGSLLDYIMGRGGRSLTWRQRVTIAIGAAKGIAHLHEGIRPSIIHRDIKPSNILVGENFEVKVSDFGLVKSGPIGDQSHVSSQIKGTPGYLDPAYCTSLQLTPFTDVYSYGVILLQLVAARPVVEKTRGHPNYHIIDWARPSLERGSIDEIIDANLLMEECNMEMMLKMGQLGLKCVVKVPKQRPTMTQVLQELESAFFSAENIIHKQPSIGSFKLASLSSQSLVRGSHKMKQLDYSQSSVSIDGIRLQKFYMDIDGLSFGSPKLRCLDTYSIGFEDDSFELTGTSQETSTSGNEELRLNI; encoded by the exons ATGAGTAGAGGTTTCTTTCAAAGTCAGCAACACATATGGGGAGGAGTATCAGCAGGAATTTTGATACTATTTTTTGgttgttcaatttttttctgcTTCAAGAGAAAGCTTTTTGCATGCTTTAGGTTACCGAAGAACCAAAAAG GAACACTCAAAGCTGAACAGCTGATGTTGAAGCTGTTCCAGTTGGAACAGTTACAGAAGGCAACTAATAATTTCAGTCAAGAGTGTCTGGTTGGTTCTGGTGCATTTGGGAATGTCTATCGAGGAACATTTGATGGGGAGGGAACACTAGCTATAAAGAAGGCACATACTGAATTATACACAACTACTGAAGAGTTTGAAAATG AGATCAGGTTGGTCTCGAAAGTGAAGCACAAAAATCTCGTTAGCTTGGTGGGATTCTGCCAAGGAGCTG GACCAAAGGGAGCAAAAATTCTGGTGTATGAGTATGTTCCAAACGGTTCTCTGTTAGACTACATCATGG GGAGGGGCGGAAGGAGCTTAACATGGAGGCAGAGAGTGACGATAGCTATTGGAGCTGCTAAAG GGATAGCTCATCTGCATGAAGGAATCAGACCAAGTATAATTCATCGGGACATAAAACCGAGCAATATCTTAGTAggagaaaattttgaagtcAAGGTCTCAGATTTTGGGCTAGTGAAATCAGGTCCTATTGGGGATCAATCACATGTTAGCAGTCAGATAAAGGGCACACCAGGGTACCTTGACCCTGCCTACTGTACGTCTCTCCAGTTGACTCCGTTTACTGATGTCTACAGCTATGGTGTTATACTACTGCAACTTGTTGCAGCTAGACCTGTAGTCGAGAAAACTAGAGGCCATCCTAATTATCACATTATAGATTGG GCAAGACCTAGCTTAGAACGAGGAAGCATCGATGAAATAATAGATGCTAATCTCTTAATGGAGGAATGCAACATGGAGATGATGTTGAAAATGGGACAACTTGGTCTGAAATGTGTGGTGAAAGTTCCCAAACAAAGGCCTACCATGACTCAAGTATTGCAAGAACTGGAGTCTGCCTTCTTTTCTGCAGAAAATATCATACATAAACAACCGTCAATTGGTTCCTTTAAATTAGCTAGCTTGTCAAGCCAATCACTCGTAAGGGGAAGCCATAAAATGAAACAACTTGATTATTCTCAAAGCTCAGTTAGCATAGACGGCATTAGATTGCAGAAATTTTACATGGACATAGATGGCCTATCCTTTGGGAGTCCAAAGTTGAGATGCTTAGATACCTATAgtataggctttgaagatgacTCATTTGAACTGACAGGAACTTCCCAGGAAACAAGCACAAGTGGAAACGAAGAGCTTAGGcttaacatataa